Proteins encoded in a region of the Flavobacterium sp. PMTSA4 genome:
- the hemL gene encoding glutamate-1-semialdehyde 2,1-aminomutase, whose translation MLYQRSSQLFAEAEKVIPGGVNSPVRAFKGVGGTPIFAKSAKGAYVYDEDGNRYIDYINSWGPMILGHAFQPVVDAVIEKTKLGTSFGMPTELETKIADLAVSMVPNIDKIRFVSSGTEACMSAIRLARGFTKKDKIIKFAGCYHGHSDSFLIQAGSGASTFGTPNSPGVTQGTAKDTLLANYNNIENVKSLFESNKNEIAAIIIEPVAGNMGCIPPKEGFLEDLRQVCDINNALLIFDEVMTGFRLAKGGAQELFSVEADIVCFGKVIGGGLPVGAFAARNEIMNYLSPLGPVYQAGTLSGNPLAMAAGFAMLQSLNDDKNVFNRLENKTAYLHKGIQDVLSKNSIDFTINRVGSMISVHFDKNPVYDFNTAKNGDNDTFKKFFHGLLKEGVYIAPSAYETWFITDALTYEDLDFTIQAIDKVSKQL comes from the coding sequence ATGCTATATCAAAGAAGTAGTCAGTTATTTGCTGAAGCTGAAAAAGTAATTCCTGGCGGTGTAAATTCTCCAGTGCGAGCTTTCAAAGGTGTTGGTGGAACACCAATATTTGCCAAAAGTGCCAAAGGTGCTTATGTTTATGATGAAGATGGAAACAGATATATTGATTATATCAATTCTTGGGGACCAATGATTTTAGGTCATGCTTTTCAACCTGTTGTTGATGCTGTAATTGAAAAAACAAAATTAGGCACATCATTTGGAATGCCTACCGAATTAGAAACAAAAATTGCAGATTTAGCGGTTTCTATGGTTCCGAATATAGATAAAATCAGGTTTGTTAGTTCTGGAACTGAGGCTTGTATGAGTGCAATACGCCTTGCGCGTGGGTTTACAAAAAAAGATAAAATCATAAAATTTGCTGGATGTTATCATGGACATTCAGATTCTTTTTTAATCCAAGCTGGAAGTGGAGCAAGCACTTTTGGAACGCCAAATTCTCCTGGAGTTACTCAAGGAACAGCAAAAGATACTTTATTAGCAAATTATAATAATATTGAAAATGTAAAATCACTTTTCGAATCTAATAAAAATGAAATTGCAGCTATAATAATTGAACCTGTAGCGGGAAATATGGGTTGTATACCTCCGAAGGAAGGCTTTTTAGAAGATTTAAGACAAGTATGCGATATTAACAATGCTTTGCTGATTTTCGATGAAGTTATGACCGGATTTAGGCTCGCAAAAGGCGGAGCACAAGAATTATTTAGCGTTGAAGCTGATATTGTTTGTTTTGGGAAAGTAATTGGCGGTGGTTTACCCGTTGGTGCATTTGCAGCTCGTAATGAAATCATGAATTATCTTTCGCCATTAGGACCAGTTTATCAAGCAGGAACTTTATCTGGTAATCCATTGGCAATGGCTGCTGGTTTTGCGATGTTACAAAGTTTAAATGATGATAAGAATGTTTTTAACAGGTTAGAAAATAAAACAGCCTATTTACATAAAGGAATACAAGATGTTTTATCAAAAAACAGTATTGATTTTACTATAAATAGAGTAGGATCAATGATTTCAGTCCATTTCGATAAAAATCCAGTTTACGATTTTAATACCGCAAAAAATGGTGATAATGATACCTTTAAGAAATTTTTTCACGGTTTGCTGAAAGAAGGAGTCTATATTGCTCCATCGGCTTATGAAACTTGGTTTATTACTGATGCATTAACTTATGAAGATTTAGACTTTACCATACAAGCAATTGATAAAGTTTCTAAACAATTATAA
- a CDS encoding glucosaminidase domain-containing protein yields the protein MKYNKALLIFLAVFLVSCSSSKPIVRTTKSNPVSKRPVATNTSKTKTVATRVNSANSTNNSKEQNTSNDNTSTVVLEATTSVKVTTKLVLEYIESYKEIAKDNMVKNGIPASITLGQAILESGAGTGPLSAQANNHFGIKCHKEWNGPSIRYTDDEENECFRKYNDPSESFRDHSYFLTSRPRYSDLFKLNKDDYKSWAKGLKAAGYATDPKYPDKLISLIERYELQRFDAEVLGKNYVSNNNTQVAFQDSSKYTVVKGDTLYSISKRFNITIEDLKKKNKLTDNNLSLGQTLQVN from the coding sequence ATGAAGTACAATAAAGCATTATTAATTTTTTTAGCAGTTTTTTTGGTTTCATGTTCGTCATCAAAGCCTATTGTTCGAACAACTAAGTCAAATCCTGTTTCAAAAAGACCAGTCGCTACAAATACTTCGAAAACTAAAACAGTAGCAACTAGAGTTAATTCAGCAAATTCTACAAACAATTCAAAAGAGCAAAATACAAGTAACGATAATACTTCTACAGTAGTTTTAGAAGCAACTACTAGTGTAAAAGTTACAACAAAATTGGTTTTGGAATATATTGAATCTTATAAGGAGATTGCTAAAGACAATATGGTGAAAAATGGAATTCCTGCAAGTATAACTTTAGGACAAGCTATTCTAGAATCAGGTGCAGGAACTGGACCATTAAGTGCTCAAGCAAACAATCATTTTGGAATAAAATGTCACAAAGAATGGAATGGTCCAAGTATTAGGTATACCGATGATGAAGAGAACGAATGTTTTAGAAAATATAATGATCCAAGTGAATCATTTAGAGACCATTCTTATTTTTTAACAAGTAGACCGCGTTATTCAGATTTATTCAAATTGAATAAAGATGATTATAAAAGTTGGGCAAAAGGTTTAAAGGCGGCAGGTTATGCAACTGACCCAAAGTATCCAGATAAATTAATTAGTTTGATAGAACGCTATGAATTGCAAAGATTTGATGCAGAAGTTTTAGGGAAAAATTATGTTTCAAATAATAATACACAAGTAGCTTTTCAAGATTCATCAAAATATACTGTTGTAAAAGGAGATACCTTATACTCAATTTCAAAAAGATTCAATATTACAATTGAAGATTTAAAAAAGAAAAATAAGTTAACAGATAATAACTTGTCTTTAGGACAAACATTACAGGTTAATTAA